In bacterium, the following proteins share a genomic window:
- the speE gene encoding polyamine aminopropyltransferase: protein MSIWYTEKHTPHSGITMEVKKTLYHGASEYQTLDILDTHEFGRMMLLDGLVMLTERDEFVYHEMLAHIPLNTHRDPRRVLIIGGGDGGTVREVLKHPEVEEVTLVEIDRMVVEAALEYLPDISAGLGDPRTRIVYDDGVRFVAEAPPGSYDVILIDSTDPVGPAEALFTEGFFRSCEQAVGPGGVFVSQSESPFYHLPFMVDVHERIRGVYPVSGFYLASVTTYPGGTWSFLMGAKGEDSLPVYRGRKEILTRYYNGDIHLASFALPRFVLDALGKEISGK from the coding sequence GTGAGTATCTGGTATACGGAAAAGCATACCCCCCATTCCGGGATCACCATGGAGGTCAAAAAGACTCTCTACCACGGGGCAAGCGAGTACCAGACCCTGGACATCCTGGATACACACGAGTTCGGAAGGATGATGCTTCTGGACGGTCTGGTCATGCTCACCGAACGTGACGAGTTCGTCTACCACGAGATGCTGGCTCACATCCCCCTCAACACCCACCGGGATCCCAGGCGGGTCCTCATCATTGGCGGCGGCGATGGCGGAACGGTTCGCGAGGTGTTGAAACACCCGGAAGTGGAAGAGGTCACCCTGGTCGAGATCGACCGGATGGTGGTCGAAGCGGCCCTCGAATACCTGCCCGATATCAGCGCGGGTCTTGGCGATCCCCGGACGAGGATCGTCTACGATGACGGTGTCCGTTTCGTGGCCGAGGCGCCGCCGGGAAGCTACGATGTTATCCTGATAGATTCCACGGACCCGGTGGGTCCTGCCGAAGCCCTGTTCACGGAGGGGTTTTTCCGAAGCTGTGAGCAGGCTGTCGGCCCGGGAGGCGTTTTTGTCTCCCAGTCCGAATCGCCTTTTTATCACCTGCCGTTCATGGTCGACGTTCATGAACGGATCAGGGGGGTCTATCCGGTATCCGGCTTCTATCTGGCATCGGTGACCACCTATCCTGGAGGGACCTGGAGTTTTCTCATGGGAGCGAAAGGTGAGGATTCACTCCCGGTCTACCGCGGCAGGAAAGAGATCCTGACCAGGTACTACAACGGGGATATCCATCTGGCGAGTTTCGCCCTCCCGAGGTTCGTCCTGGATGCTCTCGGGAAGGAGATTTCCGGGAAATGA
- a CDS encoding arginine decarboxylase, pyruvoyl-dependent, whose product MITRTPDVYFFASGSSEGTMPLNAFDGALLASGIGNTNLVKMSSIVPPGAERIEPVSLPLGALVPVAYASMGSSIRGQTISAAVAAAFPSDPAMPGLIMEYSATGPSEEIEQICRDMASEGLKMRGLEVKHIESAAASHHVENTGAVFAAVVLWSSERLK is encoded by the coding sequence ATGATCACCAGGACCCCTGATGTTTATTTCTTCGCCAGCGGCTCGTCGGAAGGGACCATGCCCCTCAACGCTTTCGACGGAGCCCTGCTCGCCTCCGGGATCGGCAACACCAACCTGGTCAAGATGAGCAGTATCGTGCCGCCGGGAGCCGAGCGCATCGAACCGGTTTCCCTGCCCCTTGGTGCCCTGGTCCCGGTCGCCTACGCCTCCATGGGCAGCAGTATCAGGGGGCAGACGATCTCTGCCGCCGTGGCTGCCGCCTTTCCGTCGGATCCGGCTATGCCCGGTCTTATCATGGAGTACAGCGCTACAGGTCCGTCTGAAGAGATCGAACAGATTTGTCGCGACATGGCGTCAGAAGGCCTGAAAATGAGAGGGCTTGAGGTCAAGCATATCGAGAGTGCCGCTGCATCCCATCACGTGGAAAATACCGGTGCGGTCTTTGCGGCGGTCGTGCTCTGGAGTTCGGAGAGGCTCAAGTGA
- the speD gene encoding adenosylmethionine decarboxylase yields MKALGKHLLVEFYNCDAEVLNDLHLVERSMKEAAVKAGSTIVDAVFRRFAPHGISGVVVIAESHLAIHTWPEYSYAAVDLFTCGEKVDPWVAHDHLAEVFKAGDSECREIPRGELRVLGENACHKPPGSLGAIL; encoded by the coding sequence ATGAAAGCATTGGGAAAGCACCTTCTCGTCGAGTTCTACAACTGCGACGCCGAAGTCCTGAATGACCTTCATCTCGTCGAGCGGTCCATGAAAGAGGCTGCCGTGAAGGCGGGATCCACTATCGTGGACGCGGTGTTCAGAAGGTTTGCCCCACACGGGATCAGCGGTGTCGTGGTCATAGCCGAGTCCCACCTGGCTATCCACACCTGGCCGGAATACAGTTACGCGGCGGTGGACCTTTTCACCTGCGGAGAAAAGGTGGACCCTTGGGTCGCTCACGACCACCTTGCGGAGGTGTTCAAGGCGGGAGATTCAGAGTGCAGGGAGATCCCGCGAGGCGAACTGCGCGTTCTGGGTGAGAATGCCTGTCACAAACCTCCCGGCAGCCTGGGGGCCATCCTTTAA
- a CDS encoding cupin domain-containing protein has protein sequence MKIGQRIKRLRIANDLTQDELAQRADLTKGFISQLERDLTSISIEALSQILEVLGIPLSEFFKVMELGEQKIVFGEKDRVVLEGDHDEETIELLIPGAQKNLMDPVLVTIEPGKASIDSGHEGEEFGMLLSGTVQLRMEGSKTVHRVRKGESFYFKSDRPHTIENLGKRTATILWVVSPPVFH, from the coding sequence TTGAAGATAGGCCAGAGGATCAAGCGGCTTCGCATCGCCAACGACCTGACCCAGGACGAACTTGCCCAGAGGGCCGACCTGACGAAAGGTTTTATCTCCCAGCTCGAAAGGGATCTCACATCGATCTCCATCGAGGCCCTCAGCCAGATCCTTGAAGTTCTCGGGATACCGTTGTCGGAGTTTTTCAAGGTGATGGAGCTGGGAGAGCAGAAGATCGTGTTCGGGGAAAAGGACAGGGTCGTCCTGGAGGGAGATCACGATGAAGAGACCATCGAACTCCTGATCCCCGGAGCCCAGAAGAACCTGATGGACCCTGTCCTGGTGACCATTGAACCAGGCAAGGCCTCCATCGACAGCGGGCACGAGGGGGAAGAGTTCGGCATGCTCCTTTCCGGAACGGTCCAGCTCAGGATGGAAGGAAGCAAAACCGTCCATCGGGTGCGCAAGGGAGAAAGTTTCTATTTCAAGTCTGACAGGCCGCATACGATCGAGAACCTGGGTAAAAGGACGGCGACCATCCTCTGGGTTGTGTCGCCTCCCGTTTTTCATTAA
- a CDS encoding chitobiase/beta-hexosaminidase C-terminal domain-containing protein: MNLSKRTVLQITTVVAAAVFLWLAPLPAVAQEVPLTPAPGEYPDSIEVRFETDPSRQVYFTLDGSEPSMGSPVFKDPIRVADNTVIRYFVVYRDGSRGSVQEAFYRIRMKSPSADALRTVAHPPGGIYNQKVRVSLSTRKDATIYFTMDGSDPSTDSDIYRTSLSIAVDTRLKFFAVDRDGSREPIREESYMFRLADRLVDTTPPKASVSPLPANYRSGDLLRLFADEEADIYYSLDGSDPTEMSQLYEGPFWLTESTRLKFLAIDRGGNRSRVYDEFYRLDQEPPLSEAYPGTGFYTPPLTVRITVSDEEAIVFYTLNGTEPGEQSPVYKDPLVLRNDTVLKFFSSDQSGNSEDVHEETYLFDDEAPVTVADPLGGEYPPPIRVTLRTEEGARIHYTLDGYDPDTESPTYFSGFTFIRPTTLKFFSIDRTGNMERIQTHRYTLVNGVWRKYARGVFLLPSVTDGKTFWMGTESGLALYRVGSGDRSFVGDTEGLLGTVVNDMVIDEAGDLWAATDEGLNRFREGEGFVTFTRDEGLPAREVLGLGVDRDGSIWAGTEKGVVRIKDGAVREKLTAKDGLPGDTVLCIAVDYAGNRWFGTRKGLAKYTPAREWHIFTKESGMVDDEIRTVAVDSDWNTWVGTPKGVSVYDREKWKTYTKEDGIPGTGIVLIAPDPDGEVWIATRTGVTRYSDGKWIVETPP; the protein is encoded by the coding sequence TTGAACCTTTCAAAACGAACCGTTTTGCAGATAACCACCGTTGTGGCTGCAGCGGTATTTCTCTGGCTGGCGCCTCTCCCGGCGGTGGCCCAGGAGGTCCCCCTGACGCCGGCCCCCGGTGAATATCCTGATTCCATCGAGGTCCGTTTCGAGACCGACCCTTCCCGCCAGGTTTACTTTACCCTCGATGGTTCGGAACCCAGCATGGGCTCTCCCGTATTCAAAGATCCCATCAGGGTCGCAGACAATACCGTTATCCGTTACTTCGTGGTGTACAGGGACGGGAGCCGGGGCAGCGTCCAGGAGGCGTTCTACAGGATCCGGATGAAATCTCCGTCCGCCGATGCGTTGCGAACCGTAGCGCACCCACCGGGAGGGATCTATAACCAGAAGGTCAGGGTGTCTCTTTCTACCCGGAAGGATGCCACCATTTACTTCACCATGGACGGTTCAGACCCTTCCACCGACAGCGATATCTACCGTACATCCCTGAGCATTGCCGTGGACACCAGGCTGAAGTTCTTTGCCGTTGACAGGGACGGTTCCCGCGAGCCGATCCGGGAAGAGTCGTACATGTTCAGGCTCGCGGACCGGCTCGTGGATACGACTCCCCCCAAAGCCAGCGTCAGCCCGTTGCCCGCCAATTACAGGTCGGGCGACCTCCTCAGGCTTTTCGCAGACGAGGAAGCCGATATCTATTACTCGCTTGACGGGTCGGATCCTACAGAGATGTCGCAGCTTTACGAGGGGCCGTTCTGGCTTACCGAAAGCACACGGCTCAAATTCCTGGCGATAGACCGTGGGGGAAACCGGAGCAGGGTTTACGATGAGTTCTACAGGCTGGATCAGGAACCGCCCCTTTCAGAAGCTTATCCGGGCACAGGCTTTTACACGCCTCCCCTGACGGTCAGGATAACGGTTTCCGACGAGGAGGCCATCGTCTTCTACACCCTCAACGGTACCGAGCCTGGCGAGCAGTCTCCCGTCTACAAGGACCCTCTCGTCCTGAGGAACGATACGGTCCTGAAGTTCTTTTCCTCCGACCAGTCCGGTAACAGTGAAGATGTCCACGAGGAGACCTACCTTTTCGATGATGAAGCGCCGGTGACTGTAGCCGATCCGTTGGGTGGTGAGTACCCCCCGCCCATCAGGGTGACCCTGAGGACCGAGGAAGGCGCCCGGATCCATTATACCCTCGACGGCTACGACCCGGATACCGAAAGCCCCACCTACTTTTCCGGTTTTACATTCATCAGGCCCACTACCCTCAAGTTCTTTTCCATTGATCGTACAGGAAACATGGAGAGGATACAGACCCACAGGTATACCCTGGTCAACGGAGTCTGGCGCAAGTACGCCAGGGGTGTCTTCCTCCTCCCGAGCGTGACCGACGGCAAGACGTTCTGGATGGGGACAGAGTCCGGTCTGGCCCTGTATCGGGTCGGGTCGGGGGACAGGAGCTTCGTGGGTGATACGGAGGGACTTCTGGGGACCGTTGTCAACGATATGGTCATCGATGAGGCCGGTGACCTGTGGGCCGCCACCGACGAGGGGCTTAACCGCTTCAGGGAAGGGGAAGGGTTCGTCACTTTCACGAGGGACGAGGGGTTGCCGGCCAGGGAAGTGCTCGGCCTGGGTGTTGACCGGGACGGTTCTATCTGGGCGGGCACGGAAAAGGGGGTCGTCCGCATCAAGGACGGAGCCGTTAGGGAAAAGCTGACGGCAAAGGATGGTCTGCCCGGCGATACGGTCTTGTGCATCGCTGTGGATTACGCCGGGAACCGGTGGTTCGGGACCCGGAAAGGGCTTGCCAAATATACTCCCGCGAGGGAGTGGCATATCTTTACAAAGGAAAGCGGTATGGTCGACGACGAGATCAGGACGGTTGCCGTGGATTCAGACTGGAACACCTGGGTGGGCACTCCCAAAGGTGTTTCCGTCTACGACCGGGAAAAGTGGAAAACGTATACGAAAGAGGATGGCATTCCAGGGACCGGGATCGTTCTCATCGCCCCCGATCCGGATGGTGAGGTCTGGATCGCTACGAGGACGGGAGTGACACGCTATTCCGACGGGAAGTGGATTGTGGAGACTCCGCCATAG